The DNA region CATGTGGATCTTCGGACTGGGCGCCGGACTCCTCACCGTGCTCATCCGCCTGTTCGGCGGCCTGCCGGAGGGGGTCATGTACTCCCTTCTCATCATGAACGCGGCCGTGCCCCTCATCAACCGCTGGACCCGGCCCCGGATCTATGGAGCGGCCCGATGAAAACCATCCTGCACATGCTGGCCACCCTCAGTCTGGTGGGGCTTCTGTCGGGAGGGGCGCTGGCCCTGGTCAACGCCTGGGCGGGCCCGCTGATCGAGGCGAACGAGACACGAGTGAAGCTGGCCGCGGTGATGGAGGTGGTGCCGGGCGGCGTCCGTTCGCAGCCCTTGGCCGAACTGGCCCCCGCCTCCGACCTGGATGCCTACCTCGTGTTCACCTCCAGCGGCGAGCCAGCCGGCTGGGCGGTGGTGGGGACGGGCACCGGCTTCTCCGACAAGATCCGCCTGATGGTGGGACTCAGTCCGGATCTTGAGCAGACGCTGGGTCTGAAGGTGCTCAAGGACGCCGAGACGCCCGGCCTGGGCACGGAGATCCGGGCGGGAGCCTTCCCCGACCGCTTCTTCGGGCGGGGAGGAGAAGCGCCCAGCCTGGCGCTGCAGGAACTGAAAGTGGTGAAAGGAGCGCCGGCGGCTCCCCATGAGATCCAGGCGATCACCGGGGCCACCATCAGCTCCAAGGCCGTGGTGCGCATTGT from bacterium includes:
- a CDS encoding FMN-binding protein — its product is MKTILHMLATLSLVGLLSGGALALVNAWAGPLIEANETRVKLAAVMEVVPGGVRSQPLAELAPASDLDAYLVFTSSGEPAGWAVVGTGTGFSDKIRLMVGLSPDLEQTLGLKVLKDAETPGLGTEIRAGAFPDRFFGRGGEAPSLALQELKVVKGAPAAPHEIQAITGATISSKAVVRIVNDCVARLRAVAAGRAWAFDGIRAHVEGHSTGILRRAMAFARKKSASNGTDRPDASVGWGDEDREVAKPDRLLGPVAAAQRMEGGA